One Rubripirellula reticaptiva genomic region harbors:
- a CDS encoding DUF1559 domain-containing protein, giving the protein MGFTLIELLVVIAIIAVLIGLLLPAVQAAREATRRMSCSNNMRQIGLAAQNYHSLYKMFPRQALPNRGHTWAVAIMPFLERVDLFSSYDFSVDWNNSRNHDTIDKKVSTYTCPSTPISGLLDRAGGGVMTATTDYVPHGVVTSTIMNAGFVKRRKKPFGLINRSVTRMRDVFDGLSNTMLLTEDAGRPQFYVNGRLGPSTNDNGCGNLNVANGRAKGGGWADPQNFIPLHGFSDDGLSCSGPWAINKTNNNEAYSFHPGGLQINLADGSTHFISEQIDIEVYASLITKAELEVISAF; this is encoded by the coding sequence GTGGGATTCACTCTGATCGAATTGCTGGTGGTGATTGCGATCATCGCAGTGCTCATTGGGCTGTTGTTGCCGGCTGTTCAGGCGGCCCGTGAAGCTACGCGTCGCATGTCATGTTCGAACAACATGCGACAGATCGGCCTTGCCGCCCAGAACTACCATTCGCTGTACAAGATGTTTCCGCGTCAAGCCTTGCCCAATCGCGGCCATACTTGGGCTGTTGCCATCATGCCGTTTCTTGAACGTGTTGACCTTTTTAGTAGCTATGATTTCAGTGTCGATTGGAATAACAGTCGCAACCATGACACGATTGATAAAAAGGTGTCGACGTACACGTGCCCGAGTACGCCGATTAGTGGGCTGCTCGATCGTGCGGGTGGCGGAGTCATGACTGCCACAACGGATTATGTTCCCCATGGTGTGGTCACGTCGACGATCATGAACGCGGGGTTCGTCAAACGGAGAAAGAAACCATTTGGTTTGATCAACCGAAGTGTCACGCGAATGCGTGATGTTTTCGACGGATTGTCAAACACGATGCTGTTGACCGAGGATGCCGGTCGACCCCAGTTCTATGTCAATGGCCGGTTAGGACCGTCGACGAACGACAACGGTTGCGGCAATCTGAACGTCGCCAATGGGCGAGCGAAGGGTGGCGGTTGGGCTGACCCTCAGAACTTTATCCCACTGCATGGATTCAGCGACGATGGTTTGAGCTGTTCGGGACCATGGGCAATCAACAAAACCAACAACAACGAAGCGTACTCGTTTCACCCCGGCGGGTTGCAAATCAATCTGGCCGACGGCAGCACTCACTTCATCTCGGAACAAATCGACATCGAAGTCTATGCGTCGTTGATTACTAAAGCCGAACTTGAAGTGATCTCGGCGTTTTAG